Proteins encoded in a region of the Sphingopyxis sp. OAS728 genome:
- a CDS encoding KTSC domain-containing protein, whose product MQVCRFDNSSIIDRAAFDEEAELLCVRFLDTGCYFYFGVPRNLFERLCSAPSAGQFFNEHIKGRFQFERDPDQRRFGPIAD is encoded by the coding sequence ATGCAGGTTTGCCGCTTCGACAATTCATCGATCATCGACCGTGCAGCTTTCGACGAGGAGGCAGAGCTCCTGTGTGTGCGATTCCTCGACACCGGCTGTTATTTCTATTTCGGCGTTCCTCGCAACTTGTTCGAACGCCTATGTTCGGCGCCGTCGGCCGGGCAGTTTTTCAACGAACATATCAAGGGCCGATTCCAATTCGAACGAGATCCGGACCAGCGCCGCTTCGGGCCGAT